One Sulfolobus sp. S-194 DNA segment encodes these proteins:
- a CDS encoding PTO1314 family radical SAM protein, translating into MAKIKPMTIGNFLRLVKGRGVKKLPLIAGHKLLYSCNLRCRMCPFWRRKDEKLLTLEEEVKMMDALQRAGVLFMGFEGGEPLLRRDLPEILKESSKRFYTSLVTNGWLLKDRIDEIKDYIDNLFVSIDGIGEVHDKLRGISGSFDRAIEGIKESVKREIPTSISFTLTNENIDEVFKVIELAEKLKVTVSIQIAYDYSTAEKLSPRKRDGLKQVLEGILELKRRGKPIVESEKYFEAILNSWFHEIPWVCKPWLTINIDPQGRIVLPCYVLNEYQGSEKAWEVDIIKLWNEYDWNKYSTCNKCALACYLEPSLFTWKDYKIVKERIIEPMFSIISNYI; encoded by the coding sequence ATGGCAAAAATAAAACCAATGACAATTGGAAATTTTTTAAGACTTGTTAAAGGACGAGGAGTGAAAAAATTACCCTTAATTGCTGGACATAAACTATTGTATTCTTGTAACTTAAGATGTAGAATGTGCCCCTTTTGGAGAAGAAAGGATGAAAAATTACTAACATTAGAAGAAGAAGTTAAAATGATGGACGCGTTACAGAGAGCTGGAGTCCTCTTCATGGGATTTGAGGGTGGAGAACCGTTGCTGAGAAGAGATTTACCTGAAATACTTAAAGAATCAAGTAAAAGATTTTATACTTCTCTCGTAACTAACGGTTGGCTATTGAAAGATAGAATAGATGAGATAAAGGATTACATAGATAATTTATTCGTCTCGATAGATGGAATAGGGGAAGTTCATGATAAACTAAGGGGGATTTCTGGGTCATTTGATAGGGCCATCGAGGGAATAAAAGAAAGTGTGAAAAGAGAAATACCAACATCGATTAGTTTTACTCTAACAAATGAGAACATAGATGAAGTATTCAAGGTGATAGAGTTGGCCGAAAAGCTTAAAGTAACAGTAAGTATTCAAATTGCTTACGACTATTCCACAGCAGAGAAGTTATCACCTAGAAAAAGAGATGGATTAAAACAAGTATTAGAAGGAATTTTAGAGCTAAAAAGAAGAGGAAAGCCAATTGTTGAAAGCGAGAAATATTTTGAGGCTATATTAAATAGTTGGTTTCATGAAATTCCATGGGTTTGTAAACCCTGGCTAACGATAAATATTGACCCCCAAGGAAGAATAGTGCTACCTTGTTATGTTCTGAACGAATATCAAGGAAGCGAAAAAGCATGGGAAGTTGATATAATTAAATTATGGAATGAGTATGATTGGAACAAATATTCGACTTGTAATAAGTGTGCTTTAGCTTGTTATTTAGAACCATCGCTCTTCACGTGGAAAGATTATAAAATTGTTAAAGAAAGAATAATTGAACCAATGTTCAGTATAATCTCTAATTATATTTAG
- a CDS encoding Zn-ribbon domain-containing OB-fold protein — protein sequence MDGIPLLFKYTVPDKLYEKFWEGLKRGEIYTTKCKKCGTLYYPPRKDCEKCMSSDMEWVKLSNEGILMTYSVVKQKPQGFENYSDYTVGIARNSDGANLMCWVKGEAKVGKKVRLTTDGQRVICEVIE from the coding sequence ATGGATGGAATACCCCTTCTCTTTAAATATACTGTTCCAGATAAACTATATGAAAAATTCTGGGAAGGACTAAAGAGAGGTGAAATTTATACTACAAAGTGTAAGAAATGCGGTACACTTTATTATCCTCCAAGGAAGGATTGTGAGAAATGTATGTCCTCAGATATGGAATGGGTTAAACTTAGCAATGAGGGTATACTTATGACTTATAGTGTTGTTAAACAGAAGCCCCAAGGATTTGAGAATTATAGTGATTACACGGTAGGTATTGCAAGAAATTCTGATGGTGCAAATCTAATGTGCTGGGTTAAAGGTGAAGCAAAAGTTGGTAAAAAAGTCAGATTGACAACAGACGGCCAAAGAGTTATTTGTGAGGTGATAGAATGA
- a CDS encoding enoyl-CoA hydratase-related protein, which yields MANEILVEDRGSISVITLNRPDKLNAMNLDLRNQLVKALRDFNRDPKKRVAVITGSGRAFSVGADISSIAEDLAEDLRNSFYQIIKEVRFSNKIFISAVRGVVAGAGLSLALATDIRLASKDSRFVMAFHNIGLAPDSGLALMMLRLGGVKFEKYILTGGEFNAEIARDLGFEIVDDPLSEALKRAEEISNGPFKSFSASKRLINRVIYQDLEEFLDYEAAMQGALGKTHDFKEGITAFLEKRKPQFKGE from the coding sequence GTGGCAAACGAGATTTTGGTTGAGGATAGAGGGAGCATCTCAGTAATAACTCTAAATAGACCAGACAAATTAAATGCGATGAATCTTGATTTGAGAAACCAACTGGTAAAGGCTTTAAGGGATTTTAATAGGGATCCTAAGAAGAGAGTTGCTGTAATCACTGGGAGTGGGAGGGCATTTTCAGTTGGAGCAGATATTTCAAGTATAGCAGAAGATTTAGCGGAAGATCTAAGAAATTCATTTTATCAAATAATTAAGGAAGTTAGATTTTCGAACAAGATATTTATTTCAGCAGTAAGGGGTGTTGTTGCTGGAGCTGGGTTAAGTCTAGCATTAGCTACCGATATTAGGTTAGCTTCAAAAGATTCAAGATTCGTAATGGCTTTCCATAATATAGGTTTAGCCCCAGATAGTGGTTTGGCCTTAATGATGTTAAGACTTGGAGGAGTGAAGTTCGAAAAATATATTTTAACTGGAGGGGAATTTAATGCTGAAATTGCGAGAGATCTTGGATTTGAGATTGTTGATGATCCTCTGTCAGAAGCATTGAAGAGAGCTGAGGAAATTTCTAATGGTCCTTTTAAATCATTTTCTGCTAGTAAAAGGTTAATTAATAGGGTAATTTATCAAGATCTAGAGGAATTTCTAGATTACGAAGCAGCAATGCAAGGGGCTTTAGGGAAAACACATGATTTTAAGGAGGGAATAACTGCTTTCTTAGAAAAGAGAAAACCACAGTTTAAGGGTGAGTAG
- a CDS encoding phenylacetate--CoA ligase has protein sequence MILYDETDPRALTKDEIKVVQQFRFRRMIKRVLENSAFYRKVIKEKGLTVDDIKTPDDLVKLPFTTKDDLRKYAYPYGGDFLTVPLSEIVGWHMTSGTTGVPTVGAYTKSDIELWANLVARSLRTAGVTKDDIIANVYGYGLFTGGLGLHIGAQKIGAKVIPWSTGRTEALVKTLKEFKATVITGTPSYELYIAEKIRETGLDPEKDLDLRLAIPGAEAMTSEMLSRIEKELGLKARGGGAREIYGLTEAIGPGVAQECPEDEHTKMHIWTDHFYVEIIDPETGERVGEGEEGELVITHLTREGMPLIRYRTRDMTKLEESEDEIPYPTISIIKGRVDDVIFYKGVKIYPTAINEVIMHYPEIKEYKIIITREPAKFEILVETEKPSEELRRKLAAEIQGVAFATPEIQFVSPNTLPRWEGKSKRVEIK, from the coding sequence ATGATCCTATACGATGAGACAGATCCAAGAGCATTAACAAAAGATGAAATAAAAGTAGTACAACAATTTAGATTTAGAAGGATGATAAAAAGAGTATTAGAAAATAGTGCATTTTACCGTAAAGTAATAAAAGAAAAAGGGCTAACAGTCGATGATATTAAAACTCCAGACGATTTGGTAAAGTTGCCTTTTACGACTAAAGATGATTTAAGAAAATACGCATATCCTTATGGTGGTGATTTCTTAACAGTTCCCTTAAGTGAAATTGTAGGATGGCATATGACAAGTGGTACTACTGGAGTTCCTACAGTGGGTGCTTATACAAAGAGCGATATTGAGTTATGGGCAAATTTAGTTGCCCGATCTTTAAGAACAGCTGGTGTTACTAAGGATGATATAATTGCTAATGTATATGGATATGGGCTATTCACTGGTGGTTTGGGCTTACATATTGGTGCTCAGAAGATAGGGGCTAAAGTTATTCCATGGAGTACTGGGAGAACTGAGGCATTAGTTAAAACACTTAAAGAGTTTAAGGCAACAGTAATTACTGGAACACCCTCTTACGAGCTTTATATTGCTGAAAAAATTAGAGAGACAGGACTAGATCCTGAAAAGGACTTAGACTTAAGATTAGCTATACCAGGGGCTGAAGCCATGACTAGTGAAATGTTAAGTAGAATAGAGAAAGAACTAGGTTTAAAAGCTAGAGGTGGAGGAGCAAGGGAGATCTATGGATTAACTGAAGCTATTGGTCCAGGTGTCGCACAAGAGTGTCCAGAAGACGAGCATACTAAAATGCATATATGGACGGATCATTTTTATGTAGAGATAATAGACCCAGAGACTGGTGAAAGAGTAGGTGAAGGAGAAGAAGGTGAATTAGTTATTACACATCTAACGAGAGAAGGTATGCCGCTAATTCGTTATAGGACTAGAGATATGACAAAACTTGAGGAAAGTGAAGATGAAATACCTTATCCAACAATCTCAATAATTAAAGGAAGAGTTGATGATGTTATATTCTATAAGGGTGTCAAAATTTATCCTACTGCTATCAATGAAGTTATTATGCATTATCCAGAAATAAAAGAGTATAAGATAATAATTACAAGAGAACCTGCAAAGTTTGAAATCTTGGTTGAAACAGAAAAACCTTCAGAAGAATTAAGAAGAAAGCTAGCTGCAGAAATTCAGGGTGTGGCTTTTGCTACCCCAGAGATCCAGTTTGTCTCTCCCAATACTTTACCAAGATGGGAAGGAAAATCAAAGAGAGTTGAAATCAAGTGA
- a CDS encoding thiolase domain-containing protein, translating to MNRKVAVIGVGNSKFGKRDDVTIKELAWESVKEALEDAGLTQKDIDITVIGSTAYRGTEIYPAPPVSEYCGLVGKSPIRVEAACATGSSAAFTAINLIASGLADIVLAIGVDKMTEVDTSTSLAIGGRGGNYYWEFHMYGTTFPTYYALYATRHMALFGTTEEDMALASVKAHKYATLNEKAHFRNKITVEDVLKSRVISWPIKLLDSSPISDGSATVIFASEEKVRELKIDTPIWVKGIGYSSDTSYIAARGEWVGLEAARDAAAKAYKMAKISPLDIEYATVHDCFTIAEIMAYEDLGFVEKGKGAELLREGQTEKDGKVAVNLFGGLKAKGHPLGATGLSMIYEVTKQLREEAGPVQHSFKRYLALTHNVGGTGHYAYVMIFNR from the coding sequence GTGAATAGGAAAGTAGCCGTTATAGGGGTAGGGAATTCCAAGTTTGGAAAAAGGGATGATGTAACTATAAAGGAATTAGCTTGGGAATCAGTCAAAGAAGCTTTGGAAGACGCAGGTTTGACTCAGAAAGATATTGATATAACAGTAATTGGGAGTACAGCATACAGAGGGACAGAGATCTATCCTGCTCCTCCAGTTTCTGAATACTGTGGATTAGTTGGTAAAAGTCCAATAAGAGTTGAAGCAGCTTGTGCCACTGGAAGTTCTGCAGCTTTTACTGCTATTAATTTAATTGCATCTGGTTTAGCTGATATAGTATTGGCTATTGGAGTAGATAAAATGACAGAAGTTGATACATCTACCTCATTGGCAATTGGAGGACGAGGAGGAAACTATTATTGGGAATTTCATATGTACGGTACTACATTTCCTACTTATTACGCTTTATATGCAACTAGGCATATGGCTTTATTTGGAACTACAGAAGAAGATATGGCATTAGCATCAGTAAAAGCCCATAAATATGCTACATTAAATGAAAAAGCACATTTCAGGAATAAAATTACAGTAGAAGACGTATTAAAGTCCAGAGTGATATCATGGCCAATAAAATTGTTAGATTCTTCTCCAATTAGTGATGGTTCTGCAACAGTTATATTTGCGTCAGAAGAAAAGGTAAGAGAATTAAAAATTGATACTCCTATATGGGTTAAGGGAATTGGCTATAGTAGCGATACTTCTTATATTGCTGCCAGAGGTGAGTGGGTGGGTTTAGAAGCTGCGAGAGACGCTGCAGCAAAAGCTTATAAAATGGCTAAGATCTCTCCGTTAGATATTGAATATGCAACTGTTCATGACTGTTTCACTATTGCTGAAATTATGGCTTATGAGGATTTGGGTTTTGTTGAAAAAGGTAAGGGAGCTGAGTTGTTGAGAGAGGGACAAACTGAAAAAGACGGTAAAGTTGCTGTAAACTTGTTCGGTGGTTTAAAAGCTAAAGGTCATCCTTTAGGTGCAACCGGTTTATCCATGATTTACGAAGTTACAAAACAATTAAGGGAAGAAGCTGGGCCGGTACAACATTCTTTCAAAAGATATTTAGCTTTAACTCATAATGTTGGTGGTACAGGTCATTATGCCTACGTCATGATATTTAATAGGTGA
- a CDS encoding chloride channel protein, translating to MRLSSLKYYEKWAILGVVLGIVAGLAATTFYLLLHLAEDLFIFHLIGMSYPRPLGEGGSLNFTFYPGRYYLIPLSTAIGGLISGLIVYTFAPEAEGHGTDAAIKAYHYFQGKVKWVVIPVKIIASAITIGSGGSAGREGPTAQFSAGVGSVIADLLHLSPQDRRIALAVGIGAGIGTIFKTPIGGALLAGEILYKRDFEPEVLYPAIIASAIGYTIFGSIFGFTPVFGYYTGTFNPLRLPMYALLGAIAGLLAIVYVKTFYGIHSIFKRLRVPNHIKPLIGGAITGLIALLAPEILATGYGWINLVEYEKFNAFYSPVIPALILIVLLPILKIIGTSFSVGSGGSGGVFAPGLFIGAYIGASVGLLFHYLFPSIVPNIAPFVIIGMMAFFAAAGKVPISVIIMVTEMTSSLQLLPGAMIAAAIAYLVSGDYTIYISQLPTRRDSPAHKVEYETPIMESLRVKDCEIKDIKALITDKVSHVTDLMLNFGFMSLPVTDQNNNFLGIVYFKDLEKAKNDDIIANYMTKGSLYVHLDSTLEQALEVMAKNKSRWVAVVEKEKFIGILTYDSIVEAYERELKQIKEANK from the coding sequence GTGCGTCTCTCTTCACTGAAATACTACGAGAAATGGGCTATTTTAGGAGTCGTTCTTGGCATTGTTGCAGGTCTCGCAGCGACTACTTTTTACTTACTGCTTCACTTAGCTGAAGATTTATTCATATTTCATCTTATTGGGATGAGTTATCCTAGACCACTTGGTGAAGGGGGCTCACTAAACTTCACATTTTACCCCGGAAGATATTATTTAATACCACTATCAACTGCAATTGGAGGGCTAATTTCTGGACTAATCGTTTATACTTTCGCCCCAGAGGCTGAGGGACATGGTACGGATGCAGCAATAAAGGCTTATCATTATTTTCAAGGCAAGGTAAAATGGGTAGTTATTCCAGTTAAAATAATAGCTTCCGCTATTACAATAGGTTCTGGAGGTAGTGCAGGTAGAGAAGGACCAACTGCGCAGTTTTCAGCTGGAGTAGGCTCTGTAATCGCAGATCTTTTACATCTTAGTCCTCAAGATAGAAGAATTGCACTTGCTGTTGGAATTGGGGCAGGGATAGGAACAATATTTAAAACTCCCATCGGTGGGGCACTCCTAGCTGGTGAAATTTTGTATAAAAGAGATTTTGAACCAGAAGTTTTATATCCAGCAATTATAGCCTCAGCTATAGGTTATACAATATTTGGAAGTATATTCGGGTTCACACCGGTTTTTGGATATTATACTGGTACTTTTAATCCTCTAAGACTTCCAATGTATGCACTCTTAGGAGCAATAGCTGGTCTGTTAGCAATAGTATATGTTAAAACTTTCTACGGGATACATTCGATTTTCAAAAGATTAAGAGTTCCTAATCATATAAAACCACTTATTGGTGGAGCAATAACTGGATTGATTGCACTTTTAGCACCAGAAATACTTGCGACTGGTTATGGTTGGATAAATTTGGTAGAGTATGAAAAGTTCAACGCCTTTTACTCTCCTGTTATTCCAGCATTGATCTTAATAGTGCTATTACCTATTTTAAAAATAATTGGTACTTCTTTTTCTGTTGGATCTGGAGGTAGTGGAGGTGTTTTTGCTCCAGGATTATTTATTGGAGCATATATTGGAGCTTCAGTAGGTCTTTTATTTCACTATCTTTTTCCCAGTATAGTACCTAACATAGCTCCATTTGTTATAATAGGTATGATGGCATTTTTTGCTGCAGCAGGGAAAGTTCCTATATCAGTAATTATAATGGTTACTGAGATGACATCAAGCCTTCAGCTATTACCAGGAGCCATGATAGCCGCGGCAATAGCATATTTAGTTTCTGGAGATTACACTATATATATCTCACAACTTCCTACTAGAAGAGATTCTCCTGCACATAAAGTTGAATATGAAACCCCTATTATGGAAAGCTTACGCGTAAAGGACTGCGAAATAAAAGACATTAAAGCTTTGATCACTGACAAAGTAAGTCATGTAACTGATTTAATGCTTAATTTTGGCTTCATGAGCTTGCCAGTAACCGATCAAAACAATAATTTCCTAGGGATAGTTTATTTTAAAGATTTAGAGAAGGCAAAAAATGATGACATCATAGCAAATTATATGACTAAAGGATCTTTATACGTTCATTTGGATTCAACATTAGAGCAGGCTTTAGAAGTAATGGCTAAGAATAAATCAAGGTGGGTGGCAGTGGTGGAAAAAGAGAAATTTATAGGAATATTAACTTACGATTCTATTGTAGAAGCATATGAAAGGGAACTAAAACAAATTAAAGAAGCAAATAAATAA
- a CDS encoding enoyl-CoA hydratase-related protein, which produces MPSTVLYEIVDNIAIVKLNRPDKLNALNMEMVWDFVNVFNELENNKNIRVVIITGNGRAFCAGADVNEMANMKVEDVVRVGHAPMWERLRTFRKPVIAALNGLTVGGGLELAMACDIIIAAENAMLGQPEINLGIIPGAGGTQRLTRTVGKYKGMEMVLTGRLISAWEAYRRGLVIKVVPDEALLDEAIRLAKEIASKSPFAVELGKEAVNKALETNLQQGLDIERRNFYVALTSEDGKEGMRAFIEKRKPNWKT; this is translated from the coding sequence ATGCCCAGTACTGTATTATACGAGATTGTGGATAATATAGCAATAGTTAAGCTCAATAGACCAGATAAGTTAAACGCTTTAAATATGGAAATGGTATGGGATTTTGTTAATGTATTCAATGAGCTCGAGAATAATAAGAATATTAGGGTAGTAATAATTACTGGGAATGGTAGAGCATTTTGCGCCGGTGCGGATGTTAATGAAATGGCTAATATGAAAGTTGAGGATGTAGTGAGAGTTGGTCATGCACCTATGTGGGAGAGATTAAGGACATTCAGAAAACCAGTTATTGCTGCACTTAACGGATTAACTGTAGGTGGGGGTTTAGAGTTAGCAATGGCATGCGATATTATAATTGCTGCTGAAAACGCTATGTTAGGTCAGCCGGAAATAAACCTTGGCATAATTCCAGGTGCTGGTGGAACTCAGAGACTAACTAGGACTGTAGGGAAATATAAGGGTATGGAGATGGTACTGACTGGGAGATTAATCTCAGCATGGGAAGCTTATAGAAGGGGTCTAGTTATTAAAGTTGTTCCAGATGAGGCTTTACTTGATGAGGCAATTAGGTTAGCAAAAGAGATTGCTTCTAAGTCTCCGTTTGCAGTAGAATTAGGAAAAGAAGCTGTAAATAAGGCTTTAGAGACTAATTTGCAACAAGGATTAGATATTGAGAGAAGGAACTTCTATGTTGCTTTAACCAGCGAGGATGGTAAGGAAGGTATGAGGGCATTTATAGAGAAGAGAAAACCTAATTGGAAAACATAA
- a CDS encoding 3-hydroxyacyl-CoA dehydrogenase, with product MKVAVIGAGVMGHGIAEVFSLHDNEVYLYDKYPNALEKGLKNILWSLNKLKEKGKITDVESIFSRIRPINDLSQISDAELVIEAVSENLDLKSSVFKQVSKIVSKYSIIATNTSSLPISELAQSVENPQRFLGLHFFNPPVLMKLVEVVKGAKTDDLIFSKGIEIVKNIEKVPIPVRKDVIGFVVNRILFRIFTSACKLLKNYTVEEIDSLARYVLEFPMGIFELLDYTGIDTNYLISNEVKKRGFDFTCEKLKELYEKGYYGAKVGKGFYDWSNGRPEIRKTDRIPKPEDLLRDAINEAIWLVKNNVSTEEEIELATKLGLGLKKGIFTYARELSIK from the coding sequence TTGAAAGTTGCAGTAATAGGAGCTGGAGTTATGGGTCATGGCATAGCGGAAGTTTTTTCTCTCCACGATAACGAAGTATATTTATACGATAAATATCCAAATGCATTAGAAAAAGGATTAAAAAATATTCTTTGGTCTCTTAATAAATTAAAAGAAAAAGGAAAAATAACAGATGTTGAAAGTATCTTCTCACGAATAAGACCAATAAATGATTTATCTCAAATTTCCGATGCTGAGTTAGTAATAGAAGCAGTTTCAGAAAATTTAGACTTAAAAAGCTCTGTTTTTAAACAAGTTAGTAAGATTGTTAGTAAGTATTCAATAATAGCAACCAATACAAGTAGTTTACCTATATCTGAATTGGCTCAAAGTGTTGAAAATCCTCAGAGATTTTTAGGACTTCACTTCTTTAACCCTCCAGTCCTCATGAAGTTAGTAGAAGTAGTTAAGGGGGCTAAGACTGACGATTTAATTTTTTCTAAAGGGATTGAAATAGTTAAAAATATTGAAAAAGTCCCTATTCCAGTAAGAAAAGACGTTATAGGATTCGTAGTAAATAGGATTTTATTCAGAATTTTTACCTCCGCTTGTAAATTATTAAAAAATTATACAGTAGAAGAGATAGATAGTTTGGCTAGATACGTCTTAGAATTTCCGATGGGAATATTCGAGTTGCTAGATTACACTGGAATTGATACAAACTATCTAATTTCAAATGAGGTTAAAAAAAGAGGCTTTGATTTTACTTGTGAAAAACTGAAAGAATTATATGAAAAAGGTTATTATGGAGCAAAAGTCGGAAAAGGATTTTACGATTGGAGTAATGGGAGACCAGAAATTAGGAAAACTGATAGAATACCTAAACCAGAAGACTTACTTAGAGACGCTATAAACGAAGCTATTTGGCTAGTTAAAAATAATGTTTCTACAGAGGAAGAAATTGAATTAGCCACAAAATTAGGTTTAGGATTGAAAAAAGGAATATTTACTTATGCTAGAGAATTATCAATAAAATAA
- a CDS encoding aminobenzoate oxygenase, with protein MSSKYSNLNFEEEPDYPPENVYPPRWNFDNEKAWQLYRRAKREQWDEENIDWKEVKDIASGLDRKQKLAIAYWWGLLSNFDNATPVFAYAVIKAFEQHLDTAIRGILTTITYDENRHNIMCGLAINSVLPGFPFDFKPQDDLEKKAKLNVLWTWWNGSRYWKAYLEAYKKYTFDVLFTSFMMGEAAATTVFTTMSRGAKINAFKELFKNTAVDETRHYAFTHMIMSQNAEKMDDERKKLVTKQIRAGFVFLSLITYIPPKDFWKLPPWFIEVHQKMEDIARDAGFYIPELKEKEEAWRNAVLRVGASLKHYGIKLPDMPELGISGDVVENIKEDDFIPVF; from the coding sequence ATGAGCTCAAAATACTCCAACCTTAATTTTGAAGAAGAGCCTGATTACCCACCAGAAAATGTATATCCACCAAGATGGAATTTCGATAATGAGAAGGCGTGGCAACTTTATAGAAGAGCAAAAAGGGAACAATGGGATGAAGAAAATATAGATTGGAAAGAGGTAAAAGATATTGCATCCGGTTTAGATAGAAAACAAAAATTAGCAATAGCGTACTGGTGGGGATTACTTTCAAATTTCGATAATGCAACTCCAGTATTTGCATATGCTGTAATTAAAGCCTTTGAACAACACCTTGATACTGCTATAAGAGGTATACTAACTACAATAACTTACGATGAAAATAGGCACAATATTATGTGCGGTTTAGCAATAAATAGTGTGCTCCCAGGATTTCCGTTTGATTTTAAACCACAGGATGATTTAGAAAAGAAAGCGAAATTAAACGTTTTATGGACTTGGTGGAATGGCTCTAGATATTGGAAGGCTTATCTTGAGGCATATAAAAAATATACATTTGATGTTTTATTTACTTCCTTCATGATGGGTGAAGCAGCCGCTACAACAGTATTTACCACAATGTCAAGAGGTGCTAAAATTAATGCCTTTAAAGAATTATTTAAGAATACTGCCGTAGATGAAACTAGACATTATGCATTTACTCACATGATAATGTCTCAGAATGCAGAGAAAATGGATGATGAAAGGAAGAAGTTAGTAACTAAACAAATAAGGGCTGGCTTTGTCTTTCTATCCCTTATTACTTATATTCCGCCAAAAGATTTTTGGAAATTACCTCCATGGTTCATAGAGGTTCATCAGAAAATGGAAGATATAGCTAGGGATGCTGGATTTTACATACCAGAGTTAAAGGAAAAAGAAGAAGCTTGGAGAAATGCAGTATTGAGAGTGGGGGCTTCTCTGAAACATTATGGTATAAAATTACCTGATATGCCAGAATTGGGTATTTCTGGAGATGTAGTAGAAAACATAAAGGAAGATGATTTTATCCCAGTTTTTTAA
- a CDS encoding phosphate uptake regulator PhoU, protein MSTRRLQKIKGGSYIISLPSEWVRKNGLDVKSELKVYEIYDGLKIKPERKINNEREIILRDLNEALYLISVYYMQGIDKIIVKSDNVMSQEVKKALRELQLTHAGLEIEDETFNRIVFKVNLPVSTDLNGLVSSFVDKIRKLLYDLRVLEKFNKEIKEDLITRCDILMKDYRVIIRNIAIGVQLDDLYNFSLPFKDIILYAIFMRDLGRLISHLRTFLILADEKSIPSTELIDTLISMFTSATSMFMTENLSDIQQIRRNMKIIEEKCNTTIEACKEFVRMASYCVAIMDDAVHKSVRLI, encoded by the coding sequence ATGAGCACTAGAAGACTCCAAAAAATTAAGGGAGGAAGTTATATAATATCCCTCCCTAGTGAATGGGTTAGGAAAAATGGATTGGACGTAAAAAGTGAACTGAAAGTTTACGAGATATATGATGGTTTAAAGATAAAACCAGAGAGAAAAATAAATAATGAGAGAGAAATTATTTTACGAGATCTTAACGAGGCTCTGTATTTAATATCAGTCTATTACATGCAAGGGATAGACAAGATAATTGTAAAGTCCGATAATGTAATGAGCCAAGAAGTTAAAAAAGCATTAAGGGAGCTCCAACTTACACATGCAGGGTTAGAAATAGAGGATGAGACATTTAATAGGATTGTATTTAAAGTTAATTTACCAGTATCAACTGATCTTAATGGTTTGGTTTCATCATTCGTAGATAAAATAAGGAAACTGTTATACGATCTGAGAGTATTGGAAAAGTTCAATAAAGAGATTAAAGAAGATCTCATAACCCGTTGTGATATACTAATGAAAGATTATAGAGTGATTATAAGGAATATAGCAATAGGAGTTCAACTAGACGATTTATATAATTTTAGCTTACCCTTTAAGGATATAATTCTATATGCTATATTCATGAGAGATCTAGGGCGTTTGATTTCGCATTTAAGAACATTTCTAATTTTGGCTGATGAAAAATCCATACCCAGTACTGAACTGATCGATACCCTTATTTCAATGTTTACAAGTGCTACATCAATGTTTATGACGGAGAACCTTTCAGATATTCAACAAATAAGAAGAAATATGAAAATAATAGAAGAGAAATGTAATACCACAATAGAAGCTTGCAAGGAGTTTGTAAGAATGGCTTCATATTGTGTTGCCATCATGGATGATGCCGTACATAAGTCAGTGAGGCTAATTTAA